A genomic stretch from Tenrec ecaudatus isolate mTenEca1 chromosome 17, mTenEca1.hap1, whole genome shotgun sequence includes:
- the CLK3 gene encoding dual specificity protein kinase CLK3, which produces MHHCKRYRSPEPDPYLSYRWKRRRSYSREHEGRLRYLSRRELPPRRSRSRSHDRLPYQRRYRERRESDPYRCEERSPSLSEDCYGSSRAHHRRRSRERGPYRARKHAHHCHKRRTRSCSSASSRSQQSSKRSSRSVEDDKEGHLVCRIGDWLQERYEIVGNLGEGTFGKVVECLDHARGKSQVALKIIRNVGKYREAARLEINVLKKIKEKDKENKFLCVLMSDWFNFHGHMCIAFELLGKNTFEFLKENNFQPYPLPHVRHMAYQLCHALRFLHDNQLTHTDLKPENILFVNSEFETLYNEHKRCEEKSVKNTSIRVADFGSATFDHEHHTTIVATRHYRPPEVILELGWAQPCDVWSIGCILFEYYRGFTLFQTHENREHLVMMEKILGPIPSHMVHRTRKQKYFYKGGLVWDENSSDGRYVKENCKPLQSYMLQDSLEHVQLFALMRRMLEFDPAQRITLAEALLHPFFAGLTPEERSFHNSRNPSR; this is translated from the exons ATGCATCACTGTAAGCGATACCGCTCCCCTGAGCCAGACCCGTACCTGAGCTACCGCTGGAAGCGGAGGCGGTCTTACAGCCGGGAGCATGAAGGGAGACTGCGCTACCTGTCCCGGAGGGAGCTGCCACCCCGCAGGTCGAGATCCAGGAG CCATGACCGCCTGCCCTACCAGAGGCGATACCGGGAGCGGCGAGAGAGTGACCCGTACCGCTGTGAAGAGCGGAGCCCGTCCTTGAGTGAGGATTGCTATGGGTCATCGCGGGCCCACCACCGCCGGCGTTCCAGGGAGAGGGGACCTTATCGTGCCCGCAAGCATGCCCACCATTGCCACAAGCGCCGGACCAGGTCTTGTAGCAGCGCCTCCTCG AGAAGCCAACAGAGCAGTAAGCGCAGCAGCCGGAGTGTGGAAGATGACAAGGAGGGCCACCTGGTGTGCCGGATCGGCGATTGGCTCCAAGAGCGAT ACGAGATTGTGGGGAACCTGGGCGAGGGCACCTTTGGCAAGGTGGTGGAGTGCTTGGACCATGCCAG AGGGAAATCTCAGGTTGCCCTGAAGATCATCCGCAACGTGGGCAAGTACCGGGAGGCCGCCCGGCTAGAGATCAACGTCCTCAAAAAGATCAAGGAGAAGGACAAAGAGAACAAGTT CCTGTGCGTCCTGATGTCGGACTGGTTCAACTTCCACGGGCACATGTGCATCGCCTTCGAGCTCCTGGGCAAAAACACCTTCGAGTTCCTGAAGGAGAATAACTTCCAGCCTTACCCTCTGCCCCACGTCCGGCACATGGCTTACCAGCTCTGCCACGCCCTTCGAT tccTACACGACAACCAACTGACCCACACAGACTTGAAGCCAGAGAACATCCTGTTTGTGAACTCCGAGTTTGAGACCCTCTACAATGAGCACAAG CGCTGTGAGGAGAAGTCGGTAAAGAACACCAGCATCCGCGTGGCCGACTTTGGCAGTGCCACCTTCGACCATGAGCACCACACCACCATCGTGGCCACGCGGCACTATCGGCCGCCTGAGGTGATCCTTG AGCTGGGCTGGGCACAGCCCTGTGACGTCTGGAGCATTGGCTGCATCCTCTTCGAGTACTACCGGGGCTTCACGCTCTTCCAG ACACATGAAAACCGCGAGCACCTGGTCATGATGGAGAAGATCCTGGGCCCCATCCCCTCCCACATGGTCCACCGCACCCG GAAGCAGAAGTACTTCTACAAAGGGGGCTTGGTCTGGGATGAGAACAGCTCCGACGGCCGGTACGTGAAGGAGAACTGCAAGCCTCTCCAG AGTTACATGCTCCAAGACTCCCTGGAGCACGTGCAGCTCTTTGCCCTGATGCGGAGGATGCTGGAGTTCGACCCTGCCCAGCGCATCACACTGGCCGAGGCCCTGCTGCACCCCTTCTTTGCTGGGCTGACCCCTGAGGAGCGCTCCTTCCACAACAGCCGCAACCCGAGCAGATGA